In the Silene latifolia isolate original U9 population chromosome 1, ASM4854445v1, whole genome shotgun sequence genome, tggctttcagtacatcAAGCATAATCAGGTTCATTAAGCtacctccatctaccaggatcctccTCACTGTAGGAGTTCCAATCTGCATTGAGATTACCAGGCCACCATGATGAATGTCAGGAATccctaccaggtcacaatcactgaAAGTGATTGATGGGACATGATCTGGTTTGTAGGGTGATGTAGTCCacggcgtcctggctatcttctttgctgctgaactggtcaggctaCAAATTTATGGTCCACCacatatgaattttacttcataaattGGGGGTGGTGGAGGGAGGTTGCGGTCCTGCTTTTGCTTCTGGTTCTCCTTGCTCTGATATCTATTTCTGCCCTTTGTTCTGATCAGGTCCTTTAGGTATCCAGATTTCAACAGGTAGGCCACTTTTTTCCTCAGGCTGAAGCAATCATCTGCTGtatgtccaatgtccatgtggaattcacacCGCTTGGAGTTGTCTCTCCTAGTGTTGGGATTTTCTACCTTCATAGGCCACCTAACTGCTGATCCCATATTGTCAAGTTGTTGGATTAAGCCTGTAATATCAACACTAAAGGTATGTTCAGAAATAGGTGGGAAAAcattagccttaccttgatactcatataccaggttgacttctgaataGTCTAGCCTCGAATATGAAGTGCgtctgtaattgtttcctttaTTACTCTTCCTATTGCTCTTTTCATTGTCCCTTGATCCACTGGATGATTCGACTTTATAGCTCTTGTCTTCTTTCAGCCTGATAtatgcaagagtcttggcctggacatcttcgaaggtatgacaggaatacttagtgagttcattgTATAAATCAGTATGAGGTAGTAgcccctgtctgaatgcctccacttcTGTTCCAatgtcacacctgggaatggacactttctcattgttgaaccttgCGAGGAATACCCTGAGAGTCTCCTCTGGCTTCTGtgtaatcctgtaaagatcactGGACCGCTTCTCAGCCTCCCTAttacttgcaaactgctggttgacgttgttgatcaggttggaaaaagaatggatgctccctgttggcaggttgatgtaccattgtagaGCAGGTCCGGTCAGGATTGTTCCAAACcccttgcacatgcagacttgcctgaACTCACTAGGGATAGATGCAGCTAACATTTTATGTTTATATAGAGCTACATGATTctgtggatctgtggtcccatcataaATTTGCATAGACGGAATCACAAATTTTTTAGGCAAAtacacttttgctatttcgtctatcaAAGGCGAATCAACATAACTTGCAGGGGCAGCCTCCTCCAAGCTGGCAGGAACTTCAGGCATCTTTTCGAATTTTCATTCAGTTTCTTAATCTCCTGgaccactgccatcatgatggctgctgcagattcattaGGTTTTTCGCTGTTATTGTTTGgttcaccatcaccatcaacattgATAAATTTAGAGCCACTTGGACTCCCGAagctggagaaatcaatgtttttgatgattgatgcaaatggtgttcctggctgaaatctagagcctgctccttaagtttttttccatttttttttttcagagcTGACTCATATTCTCTTAACTGAAGGATTTCAGCCTCGGCTTGGGCTACCTTGTCTTTCAGACCTTGCAACTCAGCAAGTTGCTGGAGGGCTTCGTTCAATTATTCTTCGATGGTAGGCTGGGCtatttttgtaggttatttggatttttatgagataaggaaaaagattttaaagagctagatgccccacggtgggcgtcaATTATTTTGTATGGATTTTACGCAGGGTGAAATCAGGTCAGGATAaatctaggcagggttaactagctcaaacTTATCTGTGAATATGCAGGGCAGGATACTGAGTAAGTAAAGTAAAGTAAGATAAACAAGCAAAAAACAAGACAAGGAATTTGTACAtagaaaacccttaaatgggaaaaaaccacggcaCCAAGCTAgtagaggatttcactatattatTGAGTAATCAGCAGAAATGATTGTTAAATAGCTTAAGTATTGTGTGAGACTGTTGTACGCTCGAGTATATGTTGAGTGTCCAAATAATTTTcaagtgctccttatatagccaATGCTGAACGGCTACCAAATCttgtacttaatgctgaatatttcTCCTTAATAGCTCGGATTAATGCTCTTTAATGTGCTTAATTATTCTCTTAATTATCGGCTTTTATTACCAAATCTTCTCCATT is a window encoding:
- the LOC141642422 gene encoding uncharacterized protein LOC141642422, with the protein product MPEVPASLEEAAPASYVDSPLIDEIAKVYLPKKFVIPSMQIYDGTTDPQNHVALYKHKMLAASIPSEFRQVCMCKGFGTILTGPALQWITQKPEETLRVFLARFNNEKVSIPRCDIGTEVEAKTLAYIRLKEDKSYKVESSSGSRDNEKSNRKSNKGNNYRRTSYSRLDYSEVNLVYEYQGKANVFPPISEHTFSVDITGLIQQLDNMGSAVRWPMKVENPNTRRDNSKRCEFHMDIGHTADDCFSLRKKVAYLLKSGYLKDLIRTKGRNRYQSKENQKQKQDRNLPPPPPIYEIGTPTVRRILVDGGSLMNLIMLDVLKAMNIGEEKNQQEVQCVGRILWRNQKHIGRNRSPYLC